The DNA sequence CGCATCGAGGCATGCGGACCGATCGGCAGCTGATGTCGGAGGTCGCCCTATCTGACACCGCGCGCCGGTCAGCAGCCACACCCACCACCTGGCTGGGCGCAACTGGCCGGTTCGGAAACGGGCCGGTACCGGGTTCGCCCAGCGGCGGCGCTGGGACCGGCCCCCGGAGCCGTACCTGTTGGCAGCGCAGCTTCCGATGGCGACGACGTCGAATCGACCGGCTCGGCTTCCAGGATGAAGGTGTGCTCCGCGAACGGGCCGGCGAGAATCGACCGGAGGTCCTCCGCATCGATCGGTACGACTCGGCCTCGGATCATCTGCAGGCCGGAATCGATCGTAACGGCGGCGAACGGACCCCGGTAGACGACGGCGTGTCCTGTCAATGCGTTCTCGCGGCTCGGCGGCTTGTAAGCAGCGACGGTGACACTGCGAAACTCGACCTCGCCGACCGTTTCCCAGGGACGGGTCTCGCGTTTGAGAATCGTCAGTCCGGTCAGTCCGGCCTGGTTGAACCCGTCGAGGAAGCGCTCCTCCTGCAGTGCGCCGCTGTAGCAGCCCGACCATAGCTGCGGATCGGCTCGCATTGCGGTCGGCACGTCGATGTCGCTGACGATGTCGCTGATCACCGCCCGGCCACCCGGCCGCAGTACGCGGGCGATCTCAGCGAACATGTCCTGCTTGCGCTGTGGCGCCACCAGGTTGAGTACGCAGTTGGAGATGACGACGTCGATACTGCCGTCGGGGACAAGCGGCGAGTCGCGGCGCAGCCGGCCGGCCAGCTCGTCGAGTCGGACGAGATCGTCGTGGGAGCGGACCGGGTGGCGGTCCAGGTGGCGGTCGAGGAACTCGAGGTCGAGCGCAAGGTCCTCGATCCGGGCTTTGGCAAAGGTGACGTTGCCGTATCCGAGTCGCCGGGTCACCTCGGGCTGCGCTCGCCGGGCCACGGCGAGCATGTCGTCATTGAGGTCGACGCCGATGACGGCACCGGAGGGGCCGACGATCTGCGCGGCGATGAAACAGACCTTGCCGGCCCCGCTGCCGAGGTCCAGGGCGCGTTCTCCTGGTTGTAGATAGCTGACCGGGTCGCCGCATCCGTAGTCCTTCTCCAGCACGTCGGCCGGAATGGCCTTGAGGTACTGGGGGTCGTAGTCGACCGGGCAGCACAGACCCGGCTCTACGACCTCTGCGGCGGCGCTGTATCGCTGCTGGACGGCACGGTCGATACTCACGGTGCTACCCGACCTTTCCCGGACCCGTGACGGGTCGACGACGACAACGGCGCAGGGGGCAGATGGTGCCACTGGCCGGTGGTGTCACCGGCGAGCATGCGGTGCGTCGGACGCGGCTGCCCCGGCTTGAACGAGCGCTGACCGGCCGGGGTGGACCGTACGTCCTGGTCCTGGTCCGCCACAGCCGTCGAGGCGTCGGCGAGGCGTTCGAGCTGTTCCGGTTCGCAGGCGACCCGGGCGTTGAGGACCAGCCGCCCTCCGCTGCTGGTCGTGGCACCCGCGAGGTCGACGACGCCGGACTGACTGCTGTCGATGAGGCTGGCTTTCGTCAACAGGCCGGAGGCGGTGTCCTGGAACATCAGCTTCACATGGCCGATCAGGTGTGCCTTGTCTCGGCTCGCGCGGGCCATCGCCGTCAGAAACGTCCGGGCCCATGCGGCCGGATCGAACGGACCGCGCACCGCCTGCAGGTCAAGGGTCCGGTCGAGCCAGGCGAGCCGGGCCTCGGCTGTTCCGTACCGCTGGTAGTCGAGGTCGAGGTTCCCGTCGTCGGCGGTATGCCGTCCGGCCCACGCGTCGAGCAACCGGGTGAGATGGCCGGTGGCGGCCGAGTAGGTGACCACTTCCGCACGCGGGAACCGGCGCGTGAGCGACTCGACGACCAGCTGGATCTCGTCGGCTGCCAGTAGATCGGCCTTGTTGACGCCGATCACGGCGGCGTCCTCGAGTTGCTTCCGATACAGGTACGCGATGTCAGTGCCGTCGTCTCCTCGGTCCAGGTCGGGCAGCATGCGCAGGTAGCGGATCGGATCGACGACGGTGGTCATCGGGGCGGTGACGAACTCGTCGCCGTGCAGTGCGGTCAACGGGCGGACGACGGTGGCGGTCAGGTCGGTGCAGCTGCCGACGGATTCGGCGATGATGACGTCGGGGCTGGTGCGGTGAATCAGCTGCGACATGACGGCAAGCAGATCCTCGAACCGGCAGCAGAAGCAGCCGCCTGTGACCTCACCGACGTCGGCCGACCCGTTGGCGGCGAAGGCGGTGTCGACCAGGTCGACGCCCTGGTCGTTGGTGATCACGGCGACCCGTTGGCCGGCGGCCCGCAGCTGATCGGCCGCCACGGTCATCGTGGTCGTCTTGCCCGCGCCGAGAAACCCACTCAGCACAACGAACTTGGTACTCATCGGCTCTCCCGGTTGCAGGCGTGGTCAGGACTTTTCGGCACGGACGATCGCGCTCGCGAATCGGGCCAGGATCTGCTCGACGACCGGTGTGGGTTCCAGCGCCGCGTACTCTGGTAGCCCGCTCGGGAACAGATCGGTGGCGTCGTGCTGGCGCAGGATGTCGATCCGCGCTTCGGTGAAGCCCTGGTCACGCAGCAGCCGCAGATACTCGTCGTCACTGAGCGCGCCGCCGACGCAGCTGCCCCACGCGTACAGGTCGGCGCGCAGCGCGTCGGCGAACGGGGACCCGGCCGGCAGACCACCCTGGATCACGACGTCGGCGACAGCGAGCCGCCCGCCGGGTCGCAGCACCCGCCAGGTCTCGGCGACGACCTTCCGCTTGTCGACCGCAAGGTTGATCACGCAGTTGGAGATGACCACGTCGACGCTGGCGTCGGGCATCGGCAGGTTGGCGATGTCGCCCTTGAGGAACGACACGTTGCCGACTCCGGCAGCGGCGGCGTTCTGCCAGGCAAGTCCGAGCATCTCGTCTGTCATGTCGATGCCGTACACCTGGCCGGCCTCGCCGACCCGCCGGGCAGCGAGGATCGCATCGAGGCCGCCGCCGGAGCCGAGGTCGAGTACGACGTCGCCGGGGCGCAGCGCCGCGACGGCGGTCGGATTCGCGCAGCCGAGACGGGCCAGCGCCGCGCGCAGCGGCACCTCGTCCATCTCGTCGAGGGCGTAGATGTCGGCGGAGAACTCATTGACGCCGACGGTCGGGGTGTCTCCACAGCAGCTGGAGTCGGTGCCGCAGCAGGAGGCCGCAGCGCTGGCACCCAGGTCCACCGCAGCGGCGGCGCGGCCGCCGTACCGTTTCCGGATCGTCTCCTGGATCGTGTCCGCGGTGTGCGGCGTGGTGCTGGTCATCGGCATTCCCTGTTCGCCTGGTCGGGGGCTCACGCCGAAACCGGCATCTTCGACGACACGCCGACGCTCACCCGACTGGGCGCGATCTCGGCGTAGCAGGCGCAGTCCGGTCCACAGCCCTCGTCGGCGTCGGCCTCGGTGACGACGTAGACCTCCCAACGGTTCCCGTCGGGGTCGCCTACCCACACTTTGGTCTGCACCGCGTAGCAGCAGGGGGTGGCGACCTCCTCGTCGGTGAGGAACCCGGCGGCAGCGAACCGCTCCTTCATCGCCATCACGATGTCGGTGCTCTTGACCTGCACACCGAGGTGGTTGACGGCGCCCCCGGAGGCGGGTTTGCGGTCCGGGTTGAACGAAATCACCAGGGGTGGCTCCGCGACCTCGAACTTGGCGTAGTCGGCGAGGTGCTTCGTCGGCGGTTGGCCGAAGAAGACCTGGTAGAACTTGACGCTCTCCTCGAGGTTGTTGACGAACATGCTGATGTGCATCCGGCTGGCGGTGGCGAACTCGACCGCCGAGTCGGCGCGATCGACGAGGCCGGCCGCAGCCTCGACGCCGTCAGTGATGTACCCGGTCAGTTGATCGACGGTCGGCAGCTCACCGGAGAGCACCGGCTTGCCGTCGACGACGGTGAGCGGCATGGTGCCCGACCGCTTGATCCGCATTACCTGCAGGACGACCGCCGGAACCCCGTCGAGGGTCGAGCCGTACAGGTTCGTGGCGACGAGTGTAACGGTGTCGGGAACGTCGGGTACCGCGTCCAACGTCTGCTGAGCGGTGAGTTGGTCGTCGTCGCTGCTGACGAACACTTCGATCTTCATGGGCTGTTCCTGTCTCCTATGACGTCGAGTGATGCTGATTCGAATTCGACGGGCGGACGTGGTGGCTGCGGCTGGCGATCGGGCGAGGGTGGTCAGCAGCAGGCGTCGGTGGTGCAGCAGGCGTCAGCGGCGCTCGCCGGGCGGCGCAGCGGCGCCGACGCATGGTCGGGGTCGTCGATGAGCTCCGCTGCGGCGTCCGGCGTAGGCAGCCAGCCCTGTGTCCGGACCTTTCCGTCGACCACCAGCGCGGGCAGGCACCGCGAGCCCTCGGTCTGCAAGGCCAGGAACAACGCCGGCGGCAGGGGAACCATCCCGGTCGGCTTGGCCATGTCGAACGCCTTGATGTCGGCCGAGGGGTACCGCTCCTGCAACACGTCGAGAAGCGGCTGCGACGGTGTGGTGTTGCAGGAGCACTCCTCGAAGACGTAGATCTTCACCGGAGTCGACACCGGCCGGGTCGCGACGGCGGTCACGGCCGGCGCCGCAGACGGTCCACAGTCCGCAAGCAACTCACCCGCCTTGGCGGCGAGCGGGTGTGCCGGGTCGATCGGCCGGTAGTCGCAGCCCAGGTACTCGTCGGACGAGTGCAGGTCCCCGAACGCGAACTCGATCGGCCGACGAGATCCCTGCGCCCCTTCCGGCGGGTAGACCCAGTGCTTCGGCCCCATCATCGTGTGGCAGCAGCGCACCGGTCCGGCCTGGTAGACGTGCCGCCATCCGGCACTGCTCGCGGCGTCCGGGATCGCATCGAAGATCCGTTGCGTCGCCGCGTTCTCCTCGCGCAGGTCCACCCCGAGATGGTCGACGTATGGCTTCACCGGTGGGGCCGCGCCGGGGATGAACTCGTCCTGGGCAGTCGGCTCGGAGGCGAAGATGACGTTGAGGCCGCTAGGGAAGGAGAACTTCCGCTCCTGGGCGGAGTTGGAGGTCTCCTGGCATGCGTCCGCCAGCCGCTGTCCCACCGGCAGGTTCGCCACGTCGTCTGCGTTGACGTGCACATGAATTGACTCGGCATTGTCCATCGCCTGAGCGAATGGGAAGGCATCGCTGATCACCTCGAGGACCTGCTCGGCCTCTTGTGCGGCGAGCAGACCGGCTTCGGTGAACAGGCGAAGATCGTTTTGAACCGTGGAGACGTTGAAGGCCATACCGATACCTCCTGGCGGATGATAGATGTACAAGATCGGGGTATCCGAATGCCGCCGGAATAGGCGCAGCCGAGGGGTGGCCGCAGAGCTGACAAGCCACCCGTCGACTTTCATCATCGTCTAACCAGCCCTCACCCATGTCAAGGACGATCCACCCACCCAATCTAAGATCGACATGCGTCACGCGCATCGGCGCACACCGCTTCAGCTGGCACTTCCCCGCTATCGCCGAGATCGCTATATGCCGAAAATGATCAGCAAGGATGTTTCACGATGTGAACAAACAAGCACACCATCGCATGCCACTCACACGGTTGACCGCAGTGATTAACGTTGGGAAGACTGGCGGCCAGGACCCCAACCTACCGCCTCGATCATCTTTCTGCATCGCATTGATCAAAGCTGCTCCTCGTCGCACGACTCCATCGAGAAGCGGCCCGCCCGCCTGCCCGCGGCATGTCCTGTCGCGCCAGCGAGCCGATTCTTGCGACACGGATCCGGCGAACAGTGCCCGGTCCAAAGTCCACGGCGTCGCAACCGTCATCGACCGTGGAGCCCAACGACGACGGGAGCTTCCTCATGCCGCGACCGGGTGAGCCGGAATCGAATTCGGCCGACACGCCCACCGAGGCGAGTCTCCTGTCGAAGACCCATCCGCACGGTGGAGGTCGGCATGGCCGGAGCCGTCGCTCCCGCAAGGCATTCCACCCGGCTCACCTCGTCGGCGGTGATCTCGACGGCCCTCGGCACCAAGTGATCGCCGCGATGTGCAGGGCGCTCGGGGACCCGGCCCGGCTAAGGATGCTCACCACGATGGCGACCCGCGGTCAGGTTTGCGTATGCGATCTCGTCAGCGCCTCCGACCTGAGCGGACCCACCGTCTCCTACCACTTGAAGGTGTTGCGCGAGGCAGGTCTGGTCAACTGCCAGCGTCGTGGTACCTGGGTGTACTACTGGCTCGTACCGACAGCGGTTGACCAGCTGGCCCAATGCCTCGCCGCCGTCTCGGCCCGCAGCGCTCGATAATCAGGAGACTCCCTGCCCTTGCGGTTTGTTGCAGTCACAGGCGACGATGGAGCGTGGCCAAGCAGAGTTCCGCTCCGCCGATCCCGATCTCCCGCTGGTCTCCCCTGCTGTCCGAGCCGATCGCCCCCGACGACGCGGTGGATTACGCGCAGGTGTTCAAGGCCCTCAGCGACCCGGTGAGGCTACGGCTGTTCTCGTTGATCGCCTCTCGCGATGGCGGTGAGGTGTGTGTCTGTGAGCTGACCAAGCAGTTCGAGGTCACCGGGCCCACCATTTCCCACCACCTGAAAGTGCTCCGCGAGACCGGCCTGGTGGGTTCACAGCGACGCGGCACCTGGGTCTACTACTGGGTCTATCCACAGACCCTCACCCGGCTCGGCCGGGTTTTTTCGCCGGCCTGACGAACGCCCCACCGCTGCCACAGCCCGTCTGGCACTCCGGATGGCCCCAGCCGTACGCCTGTCATCCAGCACCACGACACAGTGCTGCCCTTTTGCGACGGATCTGGACGAACCCAACATTCGCCGCGCAGCCCACACGACGCCGGCCGCCCCCTACACCGAATCCCACACCCGCCAGTCTTCAATTTTTTCGATACACGCAGGTCTGTCGCGTGCCCCAACCCGACAGACAAACGAAAGGTGAATTGTTTATTGACAGACGGTGAACCGCGCTACAAACTTGAGCAAAGACCTGCGCCGAACACAGGGGGCGGAAATGACGGTTGCCATCCTTGTCACGCTGCTCTTCCTCGCCGCCGCCAACGGCGCAAACGATGTCTCCAAAGGCGTTTCCACCCTGGCTGGAGCCGGTGTTACCGCATACCGGACCGCCGTTGCCTGGGGCGCTGTCACCACGCTCTTCGGCGCCCTGCTCTCGATCGAAGTCGGACGAAGCATGGGGAAATTGTTTTCCAAAGGAATCGTCGACGGAGCACCAACGGCGGCCTTCGCCCTCGCGGTCCTCGTCGGCGCCACCAGCTGGGTGGCGTTCGCGAGTCTCGCCAGGCTCCCGGTGTCCACCACGCAGGCGATCATCGGCGCGCTGGTCGGTGCCGGGCTCGTACTGGCACCGACCAGCGTGCAGTGGTCCGGCGTGCTGCAACGATTCGTGCTGCCGCTACTGCTGAGTATCGTCGTCGCGTACGGCATCTCAGCCGCACTCGCCATCGGCGTGCAGCTCATCCGACGCCGCCGCGCCGCCGGCAACCCCGAGATCGTCACCGTGGGCGCGTCACCCATCGGCGGAAAAGGAACGTCGGCCAAGGAACGGCAGGCCGGGCAGTCCACCGACGGCGCTGGCGACCACCCGAACCGGGCCAGGCTCATCACGGTCCTACACTGGGTCTCCAGTGGAGCAACGGGATGCGCCCGAGGACTCAACGACACTCCGAAGATCGCCGCCGTCGGTGGATTTGCGCTGCTGCCAGCGGGATTCTCCGCCACGTCGGTGAGTCTGATGGTCGCCACCGCCATGGCGGTTGGCTCGCTGTTCGGCATCCGAGTGGCCCGCACCCTCGGCGAAAGGGTCGTCCGGATGAGTCACACCGAAGGCTTCACCGCCAACGCGACGACTGCCTGCCTGGTCGGAGCCGGCGCCGTCCTCGCCCTGCCGATGTCCACCACCCAGGTCTCCACCGGAGCAATCGTCGGCTCCGCCGGCGGGCAACTCAGCCGGATCTCCGGCAGGACCCTCCGGGACTTCGCGATCGCCTGGACGGCCACGCCCGTCTGTGCCGGACTGGTGGCCGCCGTCGTCCTCGGCTTCGCCGCCTGACCCGGCAGCTGTCAGTGCCCCGTCCTGCTGCCCTCGCCGTGAGGCCCCGTGGTCAACCCACGAGGTCGACCTCGACGAAGGTGTGGTGGAACGCCGCACCTCCCGCGTCCGTGAGGGTGTCGTCGGTCAGCAGGTTGGCCGGGCCTGCTGGGCGCCCGGCACTGGTCGTTGTCCCTCGGCCGAACTCGGTTGCGACGACCCCGGGTCGCACCCGCCGGCCGACCCGAGCCACGAGGTGGATCTCTCCTCGGTCGTTGTGCACCCGCACCACGCTGTTGTCGCCGATACCGCGCCGGGCAGCGTCGTCCGGGTGGATGTCCAGCCAGAACCTGCCGCCTCTGGTGGCGCGGGAAGTCTCCGCGTACGTCGAATTCATTGAATGCAGCGCCTTGACGGTCAGCAGTTGCAGTGGCCGTGTCGGAGAGCCATGGGGCGCGGGGCCGCCGTCGAGATCAGCCGCGACCCTCGCCACCGGGGAAAGCCTGGCCTTGCGGTCGGGAGTCGGGAAACCGTCGGCGAATGGCAGGTACGGCACCGGAAGGGCCAGCCGCTGCCAGCCGGTGGCGCGCAGTTCGTCCTCGTTGATGCCGGCCAGCCATGGATGGTCGCTGTCGACAGCGGTCGTGATCAGGTCAGCGTCGGTGTCGCCAAAACAGCGTTCGGTGAAGCCCATGCGGGCGGCGAGAGAGCGGAACAGGTCGGTGACGCTGATGGCGTCGCCGGGTGGGGTGAGCGCGGGGGTGTTGAGCATGAGGTCGGTGTGCCCCCACGACCACATGAGGTCGAGGTGTTCGGGCTGGGCGGTAGCCGGAATCACGATGTCGGCGAACCGGGCGGTGTCGGTGAGCACGTGGTCGTGCACGACGGTGAACAGGTCCTCGCGGCCGAGGCCGGCCTGGACGAGACCTGCCGAAGGCACGGTGACTGCCGGATTGCTGCCGTGCACGAACAGAGCGCGGACAGGTGGGTCCTGGTCCGGGTCGGTGAGCAGGTGGCCGAGCCGCACCATGTTGATCCGTCTCCGGGGGCCGGCCGCCAGGTGCGGCATCTTCAGTCCGGCCATGTTGAGTGCGCTCATGAAGTGGGCGGCGGTGTGGAAGGAGAGGCCACCGCCGTGGTGTGCCCAAGCGCCGGTGAGTACCGGAAGGCCGGCGATCGCCGTGTAGGCGGCAGCGCCACCGGGATGGTGCTCCATGCCGATCATGAGGCGGATGAGGGCGGGTCTCGCCCCGGCGTAGGCGCGGGCCAGGTCGACGACCTCGGCGGCAGGGATGCCGACGATTCCCGCGACGTGTTCCGGGGTGAATCGCTCGAGGCACACGACGAGCTCGTCGAGGCCGGTGGCGTGGGCACCGAGCCAGTCCCGGTCGGTGTGCCCGTCACCGACGATGACGTGTGCGATGCCCAGAGCCAGAACCGCGTCGGTTCCAGGGCGGGGCTGTACGTGCCAGTCGGCGGCGGCTGCCGTCCGGGTACGGACCGGATCGATGACGACGATCCGTCCGCCGTTCGCCCGGGCGGCAAGCACCGCGGGCCAGAGGTGCTGGTTGGTGACGACCGGGTTGGCTCCCCAGACCAACACCAGTTGGGCGTGTCGGGCGTCCTCGGGCAGTACGCCGTTGGTGCTGCCGTTGACTGCGGAGACGCCAGCGCCTGCGGTGGCTCCGCAGATGGTGTGCAGGACTTCGGTGGCACCGAGCCGGGCGAAGAACCGTTCGCTCATCGACTTGGACTGCAGCAGCCCCTGGGTGCCCTCGTAGCTGAACGGGACGATGGCGGCGGGCCCGTCGGTGTCGGCGGTCTCGCGGAGCCGGTCGGCGATCTCGTCAAGAGCCTGGTCGAGGCCGATCTCGATGAAGCGTCCCTGCCCCTTGCGGCCGACGCGGCGCAGTGCCCGGGTCAGTCTGTCGGGGTGGTAGACGCGGTCGTCGAGGTAGCCGGCCAGCTTCCCGCACAACCGCCCGGCGGTCAGCGGGTGGGTGCTGGATCCCCGGAGCGACACCGCCACGCCCGTCCCGTCGACGGTGACCTCCCAGCCGCAGCGGTCGGGGCAGTCGTGTGGACAGGCGCCCCGCACCGTACGCGACATCGCGTCGCCTCCGCTCAGGTCGTGCTCGGGAGCAGGTCCGGTGCGTGTCCTACGGTCTTGCCGGTGGTGAAGCGGACGAGTTCGTCGAATGTCGGCAGCCGGCGGGCGACCACCGCGTTGCCGTCGACCACGGTCAGCGGCAGTGGCCAGCCGCCGGTGTGGGCCGCGACGTCGCTGACGATTCGCGGGTGATTGGCCGGCGCGCCTTCGGTGAGCTGGCGGGTGCGCAGTCGGCAGCAGTCCGGCGGATTGTCGAGTCGGTCGAATACCTCGGTGACCTCGCGACTCTCGGCCTCGTCACGGACGTAGACGATGAGGCCCTTGCTCTCGTCCTGCGGAGCGCCGCCGCAGGTGGACGAGGCGGGTACTTGCGGCAGGGTGATCCGGTCGGCCGACATGCTCGTACTCCCCCTGTGCGCACAGCCACCTAACGACATATCCCGACATCATCAGGAGCTGCTGATGATAGAAACAAGCGCCAGGCTAACGGCGGGACCATCACGCGAGCAAGACTCGGGTAGTGACCGGGACCGATGACTGAGTGTCGGATTTCCGCGGTCAGGAGGCCGACGGCGGACAGGCGCAGTCCGGGTCAGTGGGGCTGACCATCGAGGTCAGGCACTGCGCGAGACAGGCCAGTGGGTCAATCTGGATCTCGTAGACGTTGCTGCGCCCGCGCGGGTTGCAGGTGACGACGCCCTGGTCACGCAACGTGCGGAGGTGATGACTGACCAGGGCCTGGTTATGCCCGAGGGCTTCCTGGAGCTCCTTGACGGTACGGGGGCGTGCCGCCAGGAGGAGGGTGATCTCGAGCCGGACCGGGTCGCCCAAAGCCTTGAACACCGGAGCCCACTGCTCCGCCGTCTCCGACGGGGAGTCCAGTGGTGCGACCTGCAGCGACTGCGCCATGGGACCATTCAACCAGATCCGACCGACAGCTAACAACAGTGTTTGTTGATGATATTGGTCTGCCGTAGTGAAATCGAGTCTCGCTGTTGCAAGCAGGGAACATGAGTGCCAAGATGGCGGCATGGGCACTCCGCAGCAGCTCGCCTCGACCTTCGACGTCGCCACGGTCCGCGGTGACTTCCCGACGCTGTCGGGCTCGTTGGCCTACTTCGACAGCGTCGCGTCATCCCTGACGCCACGACCGGTCATCGACGCGATGACCGAGTACTACACCAGCTACCGCGCCAACGTGCACCGCGGCTCCTACGACCTGTCGATGCGCGCCTCGCAACGCTTCGACGACGCGTTGACCACGATCGCCCGGTTCCTCAACGCCTCGACCGAGGAGATCGTGCTCACCTCCAACACCACCACGGCGATCAACCTGGTCGCCGCCACTCTGGACTTCGAACCGGGCGACGAGATCGTGCTGTCGAACCTCGAGCACACGTCGAACATGGCCCCGTGGATGCGGATCGCGAACAAGCAGGGCGTCAACGTGCGGTGGTACAACGCCGACCGCGACGGCAGCTTCGATCTCGACACCTTCCGAGGACTGCTCAGCGATCGCACCAAGCTCGTCACGCTGGCGCACGTCACCAACATCCTCGGCAACCGGCTGCCGGTGGAGGAGATCGGGGCGATCTGCCGCGAACGCGGCGTGCTGTTCCTGATCGATGCCGCCCAGTCCGCCCCGCACCTGCCGCTGGACGTGAGCAAGCTCAACTGCGACTTCCTCGCCTTCTCCGGCCACAAGATGCTCGGCCCGACCGGCATCGGAGTGCTCTACATCCGCCGCCAGTACGCCGTCTCACTCACCCCCGGCGTCCTGGGCGGCGGCACCATCGACACGACGGCCTGCGCCGCACCGACCCTGGACGGCTGTGTCCTGTCGGATTGTTCGTTCACCTCGTTGCCCGACAAGTGGCAGGCAGGCACCCCGCCGATCGCAGAGGCACTCGGACTGGCCGCCGCGATCGACTACCTCACCGCCCTGGGCCTGGACAACCTCGCCGCCCACGAGCGGCAACTCATGCACCAGCTCTGCACCGGCCTGTCCAGGATCGACGGCGTGGAACTGTACGGACCACCGGACCCCGCCGACCGGGTCGCCGTCGTCTCGTTCAACATCGCCGGCCGCGACTTCACCGAAGTGGGACAGCTCCTCAACGACAGCTACGGCGTCGCCGTACGCGCCGGACAACACTGCGCGCTCAACTACTTCTTCAACGAACTGCACGAGGAGGACAGCCGCGCCGGCAACGTCCGAGCCAGCCTCTACCTCTACAACACCGCCGACGAGGTCGACCGACTCGTCGCCGCCGTCGCAGACATCGCCGCCCAGGGAGCGTGACCGATGCCCGAGCAGTCCTCCG is a window from the Solwaraspora sp. WMMD792 genome containing:
- a CDS encoding methyltransferase domain-containing protein — encoded protein: MSIDRAVQQRYSAAAEVVEPGLCCPVDYDPQYLKAIPADVLEKDYGCGDPVSYLQPGERALDLGSGAGKVCFIAAQIVGPSGAVIGVDLNDDMLAVARRAQPEVTRRLGYGNVTFAKARIEDLALDLEFLDRHLDRHPVRSHDDLVRLDELAGRLRRDSPLVPDGSIDVVISNCVLNLVAPQRKQDMFAEIARVLRPGGRAVISDIVSDIDVPTAMRADPQLWSGCYSGALQEERFLDGFNQAGLTGLTILKRETRPWETVGEVEFRSVTVAAYKPPSRENALTGHAVVYRGPFAAVTIDSGLQMIRGRVVPIDAEDLRSILAGPFAEHTFILEAEPVDSTSSPSEAALPTGTAPGAGPSAAAGRTRYRPVSEPASCAQPGGGCGC
- a CDS encoding GTP-binding protein; this translates as MSTKFVVLSGFLGAGKTTTMTVAADQLRAAGQRVAVITNDQGVDLVDTAFAANGSADVGEVTGGCFCCRFEDLLAVMSQLIHRTSPDVIIAESVGSCTDLTATVVRPLTALHGDEFVTAPMTTVVDPIRYLRMLPDLDRGDDGTDIAYLYRKQLEDAAVIGVNKADLLAADEIQLVVESLTRRFPRAEVVTYSAATGHLTRLLDAWAGRHTADDGNLDLDYQRYGTAEARLAWLDRTLDLQAVRGPFDPAAWARTFLTAMARASRDKAHLIGHVKLMFQDTASGLLTKASLIDSSQSGVVDLAGATTSSGGRLVLNARVACEPEQLERLADASTAVADQDQDVRSTPAGQRSFKPGQPRPTHRMLAGDTTGQWHHLPPAPLSSSTRHGSGKGRVAP
- the arsM gene encoding arsenite methyltransferase; protein product: MTSTTPHTADTIQETIRKRYGGRAAAAVDLGASAAASCCGTDSSCCGDTPTVGVNEFSADIYALDEMDEVPLRAALARLGCANPTAVAALRPGDVVLDLGSGGGLDAILAARRVGEAGQVYGIDMTDEMLGLAWQNAAAAGVGNVSFLKGDIANLPMPDASVDVVISNCVINLAVDKRKVVAETWRVLRPGGRLAVADVVIQGGLPAGSPFADALRADLYAWGSCVGGALSDDEYLRLLRDQGFTEARIDILRQHDATDLFPSGLPEYAALEPTPVVEQILARFASAIVRAEKS
- a CDS encoding ArsI/CadI family heavy metal resistance metalloenzyme; the encoded protein is MKIEVFVSSDDDQLTAQQTLDAVPDVPDTVTLVATNLYGSTLDGVPAVVLQVMRIKRSGTMPLTVVDGKPVLSGELPTVDQLTGYITDGVEAAAGLVDRADSAVEFATASRMHISMFVNNLEESVKFYQVFFGQPPTKHLADYAKFEVAEPPLVISFNPDRKPASGGAVNHLGVQVKSTDIVMAMKERFAAAGFLTDEEVATPCCYAVQTKVWVGDPDGNRWEVYVVTEADADEGCGPDCACYAEIAPSRVSVGVSSKMPVSA
- a CDS encoding arsenic metallochaperone ArsD family protein; translated protein: MAFNVSTVQNDLRLFTEAGLLAAQEAEQVLEVISDAFPFAQAMDNAESIHVHVNADDVANLPVGQRLADACQETSNSAQERKFSFPSGLNVIFASEPTAQDEFIPGAAPPVKPYVDHLGVDLREENAATQRIFDAIPDAASSAGWRHVYQAGPVRCCHTMMGPKHWVYPPEGAQGSRRPIEFAFGDLHSSDEYLGCDYRPIDPAHPLAAKAGELLADCGPSAAPAVTAVATRPVSTPVKIYVFEECSCNTTPSQPLLDVLQERYPSADIKAFDMAKPTGMVPLPPALFLALQTEGSRCLPALVVDGKVRTQGWLPTPDAAAELIDDPDHASAPLRRPASAADACCTTDACC
- a CDS encoding metalloregulator ArsR/SmtB family transcription factor, which translates into the protein MCRALGDPARLRMLTTMATRGQVCVCDLVSASDLSGPTVSYHLKVLREAGLVNCQRRGTWVYYWLVPTAVDQLAQCLAAVSARSAR
- a CDS encoding metalloregulator ArsR/SmtB family transcription factor translates to MLSEPIAPDDAVDYAQVFKALSDPVRLRLFSLIASRDGGEVCVCELTKQFEVTGPTISHHLKVLRETGLVGSQRRGTWVYYWVYPQTLTRLGRVFSPA
- a CDS encoding inorganic phosphate transporter, with protein sequence MTVAILVTLLFLAAANGANDVSKGVSTLAGAGVTAYRTAVAWGAVTTLFGALLSIEVGRSMGKLFSKGIVDGAPTAAFALAVLVGATSWVAFASLARLPVSTTQAIIGALVGAGLVLAPTSVQWSGVLQRFVLPLLLSIVVAYGISAALAIGVQLIRRRRAAGNPEIVTVGASPIGGKGTSAKERQAGQSTDGAGDHPNRARLITVLHWVSSGATGCARGLNDTPKIAAVGGFALLPAGFSATSVSLMVATAMAVGSLFGIRVARTLGERVVRMSHTEGFTANATTACLVGAGAVLALPMSTTQVSTGAIVGSAGGQLSRISGRTLRDFAIAWTATPVCAGLVAAVVLGFAA
- a CDS encoding molybdopterin-dependent oxidoreductase; translation: MSRTVRGACPHDCPDRCGWEVTVDGTGVAVSLRGSSTHPLTAGRLCGKLAGYLDDRVYHPDRLTRALRRVGRKGQGRFIEIGLDQALDEIADRLRETADTDGPAAIVPFSYEGTQGLLQSKSMSERFFARLGATEVLHTICGATAGAGVSAVNGSTNGVLPEDARHAQLVLVWGANPVVTNQHLWPAVLAARANGGRIVVIDPVRTRTAAAADWHVQPRPGTDAVLALGIAHVIVGDGHTDRDWLGAHATGLDELVVCLERFTPEHVAGIVGIPAAEVVDLARAYAGARPALIRLMIGMEHHPGGAAAYTAIAGLPVLTGAWAHHGGGLSFHTAAHFMSALNMAGLKMPHLAAGPRRRINMVRLGHLLTDPDQDPPVRALFVHGSNPAVTVPSAGLVQAGLGREDLFTVVHDHVLTDTARFADIVIPATAQPEHLDLMWSWGHTDLMLNTPALTPPGDAISVTDLFRSLAARMGFTERCFGDTDADLITTAVDSDHPWLAGINEDELRATGWQRLALPVPYLPFADGFPTPDRKARLSPVARVAADLDGGPAPHGSPTRPLQLLTVKALHSMNSTYAETSRATRGGRFWLDIHPDDAARRGIGDNSVVRVHNDRGEIHLVARVGRRVRPGVVATEFGRGTTTSAGRPAGPANLLTDDTLTDAGGAAFHHTFVEVDLVG